A genomic region of Gossypium hirsutum isolate 1008001.06 chromosome D01, Gossypium_hirsutum_v2.1, whole genome shotgun sequence contains the following coding sequences:
- the LOC107921831 gene encoding BRASSINOSTEROID INSENSITIVE 1-associated receptor kinase 1, with protein sequence MPCRDLSNNKLEGDIPVNGSFSLFTPISFANNRLNNPPPAPPPPITPTAPIPSERPESQAPLDWAVRKRIALGAARGLAYFHDHCDPKIIHRDVKAANILLDEEFEAVVGDFGLAKLMDYKDTHVTTAVRGTIGHIAPEYLSTGKSLEKTDVFGYGVMLLELITRQRAFDLARLANDDDVMQPLPLRAAQDLIRFLHQPVYHSQRFKLWLSYFEIYGGKLFDLLSDRK encoded by the exons ATGCCATGCAGGGATCTTTCAAACAATAAGCTAGAAGGAGATATTCCAGTTAATGGTTCCTTTTCACTCTTCACTCCCATCAG TTTTGCTAATAATCGGTTGAATAATCCTCCACCTGCTCCGCCGCCTCCTATCACACCTACAGCTCCAATTCCATCAG AACGTCCGGAATCTCAAGCACCACTTGATTGGGCTGTAAGGAAACGGATTGCATTAGGAGCTGCAAGGGGGCTTGCATATTTTCATGATCATTGTGACCCTAAGATTATACACCGTGATGTAAAGGCTGCAAATATATTGTTGGATGAGGAATTTGAAGCAGTTGTCGGTGACTTTGGGTTGGCCAAATTAATGGACTACAAAGATACGCACGTCACAACTGCTGTTCGTGGCACAATTGGTCACATAGCTCCTGAATACCTATCAACTGGAAAGTCATTAGAGAAAACTGATGTTTTTGGCTACGGTGTCATGCTTCTTGAACTCATTACAAGACAGAGGGCTTTCGATCTAGCTCGGCTTGCAAATGATGATGATGTCATGCAGCCATTACCTCTCAGAGCTGCACAAGACCTCATTAGATTCTTGCATCAGCCAGTTTATCACAGTCAGAGATTTAAATTGTGGCTTAGCTATTTTGAGATATATGGTGGAAAACTCTTTGACCTTTTGAGTGATAGAAAGtaa
- the LOC107921134 gene encoding protein WHAT'S THIS FACTOR 9, mitochondrial produces the protein MLSMALWRRVPHRLLLIRSFVYARIKWVRDPYLDIAVEREKNLKEILSLKNQILSSPSKSLPLSSLSRLKSHFNLPTSTSKLFQNYPSIFSPFQPSPSLPLHVKLTPQAMTLHKEELAIHNSPPHRNDVVNRLVKLLMLTKAVRLPLHILDKFKFDLGLPTNYITFLLSDYPDYFQICEYKNPSDGKETLFLELISWRNELAISEMEKRASFSDGVKLKKGLPLRFSMKLPNGFDLEKKVKNWVDAWQDLPYISPYENSFHLGPNSDQAEKWTVAVLHELLWLLVSKKTEGKNVFCLGEYLGFGNRFKKALMHFPGIFYVSNKIRTQTVVLKEAYRKDFLMEKHPLMGMRFRYIHLMNKSEKFRKRDGVPVFRRKRKVMSNADEGEVIKEDDKIVEENKDLNLLSGSGSNDGFDDEPSKVQVMDI, from the coding sequence ATGCTAAGCATGGCGCTCTGGAGAAGAGTCCCTCACCGGCTGCTTCTAATCCGCAGCTTCGTTTACGCCAGGATCAAGTGGGTTCGTGACCCATACCTAGACATTGCCGTCGAAAGAGAGAAAAACCTCAAAGAAATCCTTTCCCTCAAAAACCAAATCCTCTCCTCTCCTTCCAAATCCCTCCCCCTTTCCTCTCTCTCCCGTCTCAAATCCCATTTCAATCTCCCCACCTCTACATCCAAGCTCTTTCAAAACTACCCTTCCATTTTCTCCCCCTTCCAACCCTCTCCCTCTCTTCCTCTCCACGTCAAGCTTACCCCTCAAGCCATGACTCTGCACAAAGAGGAGCTAGCTattcacaactctccccctcatCGAAACGACGTCGTAAACAGGTTGGTTAAGCTCTTAATGCTGACTAAAGCAGTTAGGCTGCCTTTACATATCTTAGACAAGTTCAAATTTGATCTCGGCCTTCCCACTAATTATATTACCTTTCTTCTTTCTGATTATCCTGATTATTTCCAAATTTGTGAATATAAAAACCCTTCTGATGGAAAAGAAACCCTTTTTTTAGAGCTTATTTCTTGGAGGAATGAACTTGCCATTTCCGAAATGGAAAAGAGAGCTTCTTTTTCTGACGGTGTGAAATTGAAAAAAGGGTTGCCGTTAAGGTTTTCGATGAAATTACCCAACGGGTTTGATTTAGAGAAGAAGGTGAAGAATTGGGTTGACGCATGGCAAGATTTGCCTTACATTTCACCTTACGAGAATTCATTTCATTTAGGGCCTAATAGTGACCAGGCGGAGAAATGGACTGTGGCAGTGCTTCACGAGTTGTTGTGGCTGTTGGTGTCAAAGAAGACTGAAGGAAAGAATGTGTTTTGTTTGGGAGAGTATTTAGGGTTCGGGAACCGATTTAAGAAGGCGCTGATGCATTTTCCGGGGATATTTTATGTTTCGAATAAGATTAGGACACAGACCGTGGTGCTTAAGGAAGCTTATAGGAAAGATTTCTTGATGGAGAAGCATCCATTGATGGGTATGCGGTTTAGGTATATTCATCTTATGAATAAGTCGGAAAAGTTTCGAAAAAGAGATGGTGTTCCAGTGTTTAGGAGGAAAAGAAAGGTTATGTCAAATGCTGATGAAGGGGAAGTTATAAAAGAAGATGATAAGATTGTGGAGGAAAATAAGGATTTAAACTTGTTGTCTGGTTCGGGATCTAATGATGGTTTTGATGACGAGCCTTCTAAAGTTCAGGTAATGGATATATAG